A section of the Myxococcus virescens genome encodes:
- a CDS encoding caspase family protein, whose translation MMRRTTAGEWGRRCGLLAAACLGVWATVSAAATPPPAEEPPVTLRRFALLVGSSEGGEGRERLRYAGSDALAMSRVLGELGGVAVADRVLLLEADRKGLLGALERMRVLVEAAAADGVRSELVLYYSGHSDAEGLLPRGERLTYAALKQGLGAVPVDVRIAILDSCGSGAVTRFKGGVHRPGFLMDAASQVRGHAYLASSSADEVAQESDTIGASFFTHFLVTGLRGAADASGDGRVTLHEAYQFAFHETLARTERSQGGPQHAAYDIQLAGSGDLVLTDLRTSRVRLTVAEDVQGRLFVRDWGNQLVAELQKPAGRRLALGLEAGRYQVVLERPSQRFEAELTVSPKGGSELRAEHFVPMTLTRTAARGGTDMRAEALSTGEPVVLGDMPSVPFNLSLVPPLATTSLWGGGGRNHLSVGVLGVRSMQLQGVGVSAGVGWVDGTVEGFQVSGVANVAGGEIFGLQTAFGGNLAFGGGTGGQVSAVFNMVERDFTGFQVSTTANRAAARLRGVQAAVGINLAEQLAGAQVGLINISGDVAGAQVGLINVAAEVRGVQLGFINIADDVSVPIGFLSIVRKGRFVLELSADDVMPLSVGIKYGSRTVYVLATTGVGIGEDSLRTFLNMGLGVHVPLDAADRYSLDVDLSYGSWQPNFYGSGPKNTLFRMRATLGWELKRRFALFGGVSLNAYDPSSQDEDRDVSWLPQWKLGRGPGGVRMWPGLLLGVRI comes from the coding sequence ATGATGAGACGCACCACTGCTGGGGAATGGGGCCGCCGGTGCGGTCTGCTGGCCGCCGCCTGCCTGGGCGTGTGGGCCACGGTGTCCGCCGCGGCCACGCCGCCCCCGGCGGAGGAGCCCCCGGTGACGCTGCGCCGCTTCGCGCTGCTCGTGGGCTCCAGCGAGGGCGGTGAGGGACGCGAGCGGCTGCGCTACGCGGGCTCGGATGCGCTGGCCATGTCCCGCGTGCTGGGGGAATTGGGCGGCGTGGCGGTGGCGGACCGCGTGCTGCTGCTGGAGGCGGACCGGAAGGGCCTGCTGGGCGCGCTGGAGCGGATGCGGGTGCTGGTGGAGGCCGCCGCCGCCGACGGCGTTCGCAGCGAGCTGGTGCTCTATTACTCGGGCCACTCGGACGCGGAGGGGCTGCTGCCGCGCGGTGAGCGGCTGACCTACGCGGCGCTGAAGCAGGGGCTGGGCGCGGTGCCCGTGGACGTGCGCATCGCGATTCTGGACTCGTGCGGCTCCGGCGCGGTGACGCGCTTCAAGGGTGGGGTGCACCGGCCGGGCTTCCTCATGGACGCGGCGTCGCAGGTGCGGGGCCACGCGTACCTCGCCTCCAGCTCCGCGGATGAAGTGGCGCAGGAGTCGGACACCATTGGCGCGTCCTTCTTCACGCACTTCCTGGTGACGGGCCTGCGCGGCGCGGCGGACGCCAGCGGTGACGGCCGCGTCACCCTGCACGAGGCCTACCAGTTCGCCTTCCATGAAACGCTGGCGCGCACGGAGCGCTCGCAGGGCGGTCCGCAGCACGCGGCCTATGACATCCAGCTGGCGGGCAGCGGCGACCTGGTGCTGACGGACCTGCGCACCTCGCGCGTGCGGCTCACGGTGGCGGAGGACGTGCAGGGCCGCCTCTTCGTGCGCGACTGGGGCAACCAGCTGGTCGCGGAGCTTCAGAAGCCCGCGGGCCGGCGCCTGGCGCTGGGGCTGGAGGCGGGGCGCTATCAGGTCGTGCTGGAGCGTCCCTCGCAGCGGTTCGAGGCGGAGTTGACGGTGTCGCCGAAGGGGGGCTCGGAGCTGCGCGCCGAGCACTTCGTTCCCATGACACTCACGCGCACGGCGGCGCGAGGCGGGACGGACATGCGGGCCGAGGCCCTGTCCACCGGCGAGCCGGTCGTCCTCGGCGACATGCCCTCCGTGCCCTTCAACCTGTCGCTGGTGCCGCCGCTGGCCACCACCTCGCTGTGGGGAGGCGGCGGGCGCAACCACCTGTCGGTGGGCGTGCTGGGCGTGCGCTCGATGCAGCTTCAGGGGGTGGGCGTGTCCGCCGGCGTGGGGTGGGTGGACGGGACGGTGGAGGGGTTCCAGGTGTCGGGCGTGGCGAACGTGGCGGGCGGGGAGATTTTCGGTCTCCAGACGGCGTTCGGCGGCAACCTCGCCTTCGGTGGCGGGACGGGCGGGCAGGTGTCTGCCGTCTTCAACATGGTCGAGCGGGACTTCACGGGCTTCCAGGTGAGCACCACGGCGAACCGCGCGGCGGCGCGCCTCCGTGGCGTGCAGGCGGCCGTCGGCATCAACCTGGCGGAGCAACTTGCCGGCGCGCAGGTGGGCCTCATCAACATCTCCGGGGATGTCGCGGGCGCGCAGGTGGGCCTCATCAACGTGGCGGCCGAGGTGCGCGGCGTGCAGCTGGGGTTCATCAACATCGCGGATGACGTGTCGGTGCCCATCGGCTTCTTGAGCATCGTGCGCAAGGGGCGCTTCGTGCTGGAGCTCTCCGCCGACGACGTCATGCCCCTGTCGGTGGGCATCAAGTATGGGAGCCGGACCGTCTATGTGCTGGCCACCACGGGCGTGGGGATTGGCGAGGACTCGCTGCGGACCTTCCTCAACATGGGCCTGGGCGTGCACGTCCCGCTGGATGCGGCGGACCGCTATTCGCTGGACGTGGACCTGTCGTACGGCAGCTGGCAGCCGAACTTCTATGGTTCGGGGCCCAAGAACACGCTGTTCCGGATGCGCGCCACGCTGGGGTGGGAGCTCAAGCGGCGCTTCGCGCTCTTCGGCGGTGTGTCCCTCAACGCGTACGACCCGTCGTCCCAGGACGAGGACCGCGACGTGAGCTGGCTGCCGCAGTGGAAGCTGGGCCGTGGCCCCGGCGGCGTCCGGATGTGGCCCGGCCTGCTGCTGGGGGTGCGCATCTGA
- a CDS encoding TonB family protein produces the protein MLGHAMSSTLKARGALVAASLLLATPVLAQAPQAGAPPTDAATPPAAQAQPTITKPPELVQQVEAQYPPEALAQGLTASVRLIITIADDGSVAEVLPTEPVGNGFDEAAIAAVRQFRFSPAEVDGVPAPVQVEYVYHFTLTAPEPEAGAEAVEAEQPKATLTGQLISRGSRSRVPNATVRCGDDADAPEVMSDEDGRFTLEVPAGTCEVRVVATGFQLYQTKEELKANETTEVNFYLAPSGGGLETVVRSDRPKKEVVRRTITREEAQKTPGSFGDPIRVIQSLPGVARAPFISGELLVRGSNPGQTSTMMDGVEIPLLFHLLGGPSVVNAEFIDQLDFFPGGYGSQYGRAVGGIVEVGTRKGASDTLHGSVKVDLLDAGFFLESPITDGISVAAAARRSYIDAILPAVLPETEGGTLSVVPRYWDYQLRVDFGAKRGTPNDDTTVTAGGARSSGYIMAFGSDDQLRVVSTGPETERDLELDTRMNFHRVKGDWTYRKGAMWSVFTPFVGMDRNNIDFGLARQEGKTYTLGAREVLGIELSSALTLRTGLDLVFEHERYDVSFPAPGGIEYVPFPGAEPVGQQLEEQIALSAFDGALFLEADLLVGRFTFTPGVRGNLQTVGNTRNLALDPRLWVRYAATSRTNLKGSLGLYSQPPETFRFITAPYGNPDLAYQRAFQSSLGVEHRITDVLNVDVTGFFNRRFNNIVSPGQLVANEGGGVFTLPYSNDGIGRAYGVEVMLKKERASATDKWSGWLSYTFSRSEDGRAGPPPQGGGAFGGGSVPDDSTYGLSPWDQTHILTMVAGYVLGNGWELGGRFRYTSGRPMTPLAGGHDVYDADRNRYNATFGPYFSDRTGGFHQLDVRVDKSWRFQSWTLTAYLDVQNLYNAKNVEFVFNDYRFRREYEVPGIPILPVVGVKGSF, from the coding sequence ATGCTTGGACACGCCATGTCCTCCACCCTGAAAGCCCGAGGCGCGCTCGTCGCGGCCTCGCTCCTGCTGGCGACGCCCGTGCTCGCGCAGGCACCCCAGGCCGGCGCGCCTCCCACGGACGCGGCCACGCCACCCGCGGCGCAGGCCCAGCCCACCATCACCAAGCCTCCCGAACTGGTGCAGCAGGTGGAGGCGCAGTATCCGCCCGAGGCGCTCGCGCAGGGGCTCACCGCGTCCGTGCGGCTCATCATCACCATCGCGGATGACGGGTCCGTCGCTGAGGTGCTGCCCACCGAGCCGGTGGGCAACGGCTTCGACGAGGCGGCCATCGCGGCGGTGCGCCAGTTCCGCTTCTCGCCCGCCGAGGTCGACGGCGTGCCCGCGCCGGTGCAGGTGGAGTACGTCTATCACTTCACCCTCACCGCGCCGGAGCCGGAGGCGGGCGCCGAGGCCGTGGAGGCCGAGCAGCCCAAGGCCACGCTCACCGGCCAGCTCATCTCCCGCGGCAGCCGTTCGCGCGTGCCCAACGCCACCGTGCGCTGCGGCGACGACGCGGACGCGCCCGAGGTGATGTCCGACGAGGACGGCCGCTTCACGCTCGAGGTGCCCGCGGGCACCTGCGAGGTGCGCGTGGTGGCCACGGGCTTCCAGCTCTACCAGACGAAGGAGGAGCTGAAGGCGAACGAGACGACGGAGGTGAACTTCTACCTCGCGCCCTCGGGCGGCGGCCTGGAGACGGTGGTGCGCTCCGACCGGCCGAAGAAGGAGGTGGTGCGCCGCACCATCACCCGCGAGGAGGCGCAGAAGACGCCGGGCTCCTTCGGTGACCCCATTCGCGTCATCCAGTCGCTGCCGGGCGTGGCGCGCGCGCCCTTCATCTCCGGTGAGCTGCTGGTGCGTGGCTCGAACCCGGGCCAGACGTCGACGATGATGGACGGGGTCGAAATCCCCCTCCTGTTCCACCTGCTCGGTGGGCCGTCGGTGGTCAACGCCGAGTTCATCGACCAGCTCGACTTCTTCCCGGGCGGTTACGGCAGCCAGTACGGCCGCGCGGTGGGCGGCATCGTCGAGGTGGGCACGCGCAAGGGCGCATCGGACACGCTGCACGGCTCGGTGAAGGTGGACCTGCTGGACGCGGGCTTCTTCCTGGAGAGCCCGATTACGGACGGCATCAGCGTGGCCGCCGCCGCGCGCCGTTCGTACATCGACGCGATTCTGCCCGCCGTCCTGCCGGAGACGGAGGGGGGCACGCTCTCCGTGGTGCCGCGTTATTGGGACTACCAGCTGCGCGTGGACTTCGGCGCGAAGCGCGGGACGCCCAACGACGACACGACCGTGACGGCGGGGGGCGCACGCAGCTCCGGCTACATCATGGCCTTCGGCAGTGATGACCAGCTCCGCGTGGTGTCCACCGGCCCCGAGACGGAGCGGGACCTGGAGCTGGACACGCGCATGAACTTCCACCGGGTGAAGGGCGACTGGACCTACCGCAAGGGCGCGATGTGGTCCGTCTTCACGCCCTTCGTCGGCATGGACCGCAACAACATCGACTTCGGGCTCGCGCGGCAGGAGGGCAAGACGTACACGCTGGGCGCCCGCGAGGTGCTGGGCATCGAGCTGTCCTCCGCGCTCACCCTCCGCACGGGTCTGGACCTCGTCTTCGAGCACGAGCGCTACGACGTGTCCTTCCCCGCGCCGGGCGGCATCGAGTACGTGCCCTTCCCCGGGGCCGAGCCGGTGGGCCAGCAACTGGAGGAGCAGATTGCCCTGAGCGCCTTCGACGGCGCGCTCTTCCTGGAAGCGGACCTGCTGGTGGGGCGCTTCACCTTCACGCCGGGCGTGCGCGGCAACCTCCAGACGGTGGGCAACACGCGGAACCTGGCGCTGGACCCGCGGCTCTGGGTCCGCTACGCGGCGACCTCACGCACCAACCTCAAGGGCTCGCTGGGCCTCTACAGCCAGCCGCCAGAGACGTTCCGCTTCATCACCGCGCCCTACGGCAACCCGGACCTCGCCTACCAGCGCGCGTTCCAGAGCAGCCTGGGCGTGGAGCACCGCATCACCGACGTGCTCAACGTGGACGTCACCGGCTTCTTCAACCGCCGCTTCAACAACATCGTGTCGCCCGGCCAGCTCGTCGCCAACGAGGGCGGCGGCGTCTTCACGCTGCCGTACTCCAACGACGGCATCGGCCGCGCGTATGGCGTGGAGGTGATGCTGAAGAAGGAGCGCGCCTCCGCGACGGACAAGTGGTCCGGCTGGCTCTCGTACACCTTCAGCCGCTCGGAGGACGGGCGCGCGGGGCCGCCGCCCCAGGGCGGAGGGGCCTTCGGTGGCGGCAGCGTGCCGGACGACTCTACCTATGGCCTCAGCCCCTGGGACCAGACGCACATCCTCACGATGGTGGCGGGCTATGTGCTGGGCAACGGCTGGGAGCTGGGTGGCCGCTTCCGCTACACCAGCGGCCGGCCCATGACGCCGCTGGCGGGCGGCCATGACGTCTACGACGCGGACCGCAACCGCTACAACGCGACGTTCGGTCCCTACTTCTCCGACCGCACGGGCGGCTTCCACCAACTGGACGTGCGCGTGGACAAGAGCTGGCGGTTCCAGAGCTGGACGCTCACGGCCTACCTGGACGTGCAGAACCTCTACAACGCGAAGAACGTCGAGTTCGTCTTCAACGACTACCGGTTCCGTCGGGAGTACGAGGTGCCGGGCATCCCCATCCTCCCCGTGGTGGGTGTGAAAGGAAGCTTCTGA
- a CDS encoding energy transducer TonB has translation MSQAVLDNSPTTPSHDRSLAVVGAFLLVSLGIHVGGFWALGEGDSRLRPVPKRPVEMVMVEVVKPPPPPPEAPKPEEPPKPPPPKPKVVKPPPVKVAVAPNPLPPPPVDAPPPPNDTPPPSAKPAPLVVGLSMSSTTSAGGFAAPVGNTLYGRTGPTAKAPQEVKAYSAPKYAPIYQVDSEPTVASEVKIPYPEEARRAGVEGTVTLSITIDHEGKVVAVKILKGPGYGLNEAARDAIRRFRFKPAIKGGEPVSTEMKYSYTFLLD, from the coding sequence ATGAGCCAGGCGGTCCTCGACAACAGTCCCACGACGCCCTCACACGACCGCTCGCTGGCCGTGGTGGGCGCCTTCCTGCTCGTGTCGCTGGGGATTCACGTCGGCGGCTTCTGGGCGCTGGGTGAGGGTGACTCGCGCTTGCGCCCCGTGCCCAAGCGCCCCGTGGAGATGGTGATGGTGGAGGTGGTGAAGCCGCCTCCGCCGCCCCCCGAGGCGCCGAAGCCGGAGGAGCCGCCCAAGCCGCCGCCTCCCAAGCCCAAGGTGGTGAAGCCGCCGCCGGTGAAGGTGGCCGTGGCGCCCAATCCGCTGCCGCCGCCGCCCGTGGACGCGCCGCCGCCGCCCAACGACACCCCGCCCCCCTCCGCGAAGCCCGCGCCCCTGGTGGTGGGCCTGTCGATGTCCTCCACCACCAGCGCTGGAGGTTTCGCGGCGCCCGTGGGCAACACGCTCTACGGAAGGACGGGCCCCACGGCGAAGGCGCCCCAGGAGGTGAAGGCGTACAGCGCGCCGAAGTACGCGCCCATCTACCAGGTGGACTCCGAGCCCACGGTGGCCTCCGAGGTGAAGATTCCCTATCCGGAGGAAGCGCGCCGCGCGGGCGTGGAGGGCACCGTCACGCTCTCCATCACCATCGACCACGAGGGCAAGGTGGTGGCGGTGAAGATTCTCAAGGGGCCCGGCTACGGCCTCAACGAGGCGGCGCGGGATGCCATCCGCCGCTTCCGCTTCAAGCCCGCCATCAAGGGCGGCGAGCCTGTCTCCACGGAGATGAAATACTCGTACACCTTCCTGCTCGATTGA
- a CDS encoding ExbD/TolR family protein, translated as MAGGAQDNDDEITGINVTPLVDVVLVLLIIFMVTANFIVRETVEVDLPRAANGGETVQGLVNVVLDKEGKFFFDGTEMTEKELEARVAEAVAKDKETRAIISADQSLPYGRVMRLIDVVKGQGIAKFALNIEKDVAPAATVPAP; from the coding sequence ATGGCGGGCGGCGCGCAGGACAACGACGACGAAATCACAGGCATCAACGTCACCCCGCTGGTGGACGTGGTGCTGGTGCTGCTCATCATCTTCATGGTGACGGCCAACTTCATCGTCCGCGAGACGGTGGAGGTGGACCTGCCCCGCGCCGCCAACGGCGGTGAGACGGTGCAGGGCCTGGTCAACGTGGTGCTGGACAAGGAGGGCAAGTTCTTCTTCGACGGCACCGAGATGACCGAGAAGGAGCTGGAGGCGCGGGTTGCGGAGGCGGTGGCCAAGGACAAGGAGACGCGCGCCATCATCAGCGCGGACCAGTCGCTTCCCTATGGCCGCGTCATGCGGCTCATCGACGTGGTGAAGGGCCAGGGCATCGCCAAGTTCGCGCTCAACATCGAGAAGGACGTGGCCCCCGCGGCCACGGTTCCCGCGCCCTGA
- a CDS encoding MotA/TolQ/ExbB proton channel family protein: MPSIAVFAQAHPEQLGWLSSKLLGVTLTSAEWVLWVLVCLSVLSIAIMLERTVYFARHRLPDSEALAVRLSRGELDAVKAAIQGRQGMEAAILREGLACADQGADTVEQVIASTLSRERPRYERFLSYLGTLGNNAPFIGLFGTVLGIIKAFNDLGKMNAQGGGGAMQQTVMAGISEALVATAVGLAVAIPAVVAFNVFSRQLKTLTSRANALGHALVGSLRSEAR, encoded by the coding sequence ATGCCGTCCATCGCCGTTTTCGCCCAGGCCCACCCGGAGCAACTGGGGTGGCTCAGCAGCAAGCTGCTGGGGGTGACGCTCACTTCCGCGGAGTGGGTGCTGTGGGTGCTGGTGTGCCTGTCGGTGCTCTCCATCGCCATCATGCTGGAGCGCACGGTGTACTTCGCCCGTCACCGGCTGCCGGACTCGGAGGCGCTGGCGGTGCGGCTGTCGCGCGGTGAGCTGGACGCGGTGAAGGCCGCCATCCAGGGGCGTCAGGGCATGGAGGCCGCCATCCTGCGCGAAGGGCTGGCGTGCGCTGACCAGGGCGCGGACACGGTGGAGCAGGTGATTGCCTCCACCCTGTCGCGCGAGCGCCCGCGCTACGAGCGCTTCCTGTCGTACCTGGGCACGCTGGGCAACAACGCGCCGTTCATCGGTCTGTTCGGCACGGTGCTGGGCATCATCAAGGCCTTCAATGACCTGGGGAAGATGAACGCCCAGGGCGGCGGCGGGGCCATGCAGCAGACCGTCATGGCCGGCATCTCCGAGGCGCTGGTCGCCACGGCCGTGGGTCTGGCGGTGGCGATTCCGGCGGTGGTGGCCTTCAACGTCTTCAGCCGCCAGCTCAAGACGCTCACCAGCCGCGCCAACGCTTTGGGCCACGCGCTGGTGGGCAGTCTCCGCTCGGAGGCCCGTTAG
- a CDS encoding SDR family oxidoreductase, with amino-acid sequence MRAMRGKTVVVTGASAGIGEALAVVLAGRGANLVLAARNEEALQRVKARCESAGGRAVVVPTDVGDAEACRHLVERAVEAFGGVDVLVNNAGVTMDARVDEVKDLSLFDRLMRINYLGAVYCTHHALPHLKARRGRVVAVSSLTGKTGVPNRSGYAASKHAMHGFFDSLRIELRGTGVDVTVVCPGFVATNIRDSALGADGQPVRQSKHDESAGNMDVDTCVAIILRAMERREREVVMTTKARVAQFLKLVAPGVVDRIAAKTIQDRQR; translated from the coding sequence ATGCGCGCCATGCGAGGAAAAACGGTGGTCGTCACGGGCGCCTCGGCGGGCATTGGCGAGGCGCTGGCGGTAGTGCTGGCCGGACGCGGCGCCAACCTGGTGCTGGCGGCGCGAAACGAGGAAGCGCTCCAGCGGGTGAAGGCCCGGTGCGAGTCGGCCGGCGGGCGCGCGGTGGTGGTGCCCACCGATGTAGGTGACGCGGAGGCCTGCCGCCACCTGGTGGAGCGGGCGGTGGAGGCGTTCGGCGGCGTCGACGTGCTGGTCAACAACGCGGGCGTGACGATGGACGCGCGCGTGGACGAGGTGAAGGACCTGTCCCTCTTCGACCGGCTGATGCGCATCAACTACCTGGGCGCGGTGTACTGCACCCACCACGCCCTGCCCCACCTCAAGGCCCGGCGCGGACGGGTGGTGGCCGTGTCGTCCCTCACGGGCAAGACGGGCGTGCCCAACCGCAGCGGCTACGCGGCCAGCAAGCACGCCATGCACGGCTTCTTCGATTCGCTGCGCATCGAGCTGCGCGGCACCGGCGTGGACGTGACGGTGGTGTGCCCCGGCTTCGTCGCCACCAACATCCGCGACAGCGCGCTGGGCGCGGACGGCCAGCCCGTGCGGCAGAGCAAGCACGACGAGAGCGCGGGCAACATGGACGTGGACACCTGCGTGGCCATCATCCTGCGCGCCATGGAGCGCCGCGAGCGCGAGGTGGTGATGACCACCAAGGCCCGCGTCGCCCAGTTCCTCAAGCTGGTGGCCCCAGGCGTGGTGGACCGCATCGCCGCGAAGACCATCCAGGACCGGCAGCGCTGA
- a CDS encoding effector-associated domain EAD1-containing protein produces MELDGAERDELQRALTSAFASVEHLRRVVAATCRRDLEALGVSGGLRERVFALIHMAEAEGWLRELIRGAYQALPRHPRLQRFVQVYLASVQRSIPRVGLERIFGSGRADAEREHWRKRLSSIERQVCRVEPEVGAALGTGFLVSPSVVLTNFHVIENRLLESLRVRFGRKVLQDGTLLHPGTVYRVTRCLARSPYSPADLMHPRPRDATSGELDYAFLEVAGVPGEDLVDGEPRGWLEPPDSRESFTPGSLVLIVQHPAGQPMSVALDEFLGVNPGRTRVAYRACTGPGSSGAPCFTQDLRLAALHHSGGPRVPSVSVGHNEGIPIDTIRGSLSGSMLSQLGWG; encoded by the coding sequence ATGGAGCTCGACGGCGCGGAGAGGGACGAGCTACAGCGGGCGCTGACGAGCGCGTTTGCCTCGGTGGAGCACCTTCGCCGGGTCGTGGCCGCCACCTGCCGCAGGGATTTGGAAGCGCTGGGCGTCTCCGGTGGGCTGCGGGAGCGCGTCTTCGCGCTCATCCACATGGCGGAGGCGGAGGGCTGGCTGCGCGAGCTGATTCGCGGCGCCTACCAGGCCCTGCCCCGACACCCTCGCCTCCAACGCTTCGTGCAGGTGTACCTCGCGTCCGTCCAGCGCAGCATCCCCCGTGTCGGACTGGAGCGCATCTTCGGCAGCGGCCGGGCGGACGCCGAGCGTGAGCACTGGCGCAAGCGCCTGAGCTCCATCGAGCGGCAGGTGTGCCGCGTGGAGCCGGAGGTGGGCGCGGCGCTGGGCACCGGCTTCCTGGTGTCCCCCAGCGTCGTGCTCACCAATTTCCACGTCATCGAGAACAGGCTGCTGGAGTCTCTACGGGTGCGCTTCGGCCGCAAGGTCCTCCAGGACGGGACGCTGCTACATCCAGGGACGGTGTACCGCGTGACGCGCTGTCTGGCGCGCAGTCCTTACAGCCCCGCGGACCTGATGCACCCGCGTCCGCGCGATGCCACGTCGGGCGAGCTGGACTACGCCTTCCTCGAGGTGGCGGGTGTCCCCGGCGAGGACCTGGTCGACGGGGAGCCCCGAGGCTGGCTGGAGCCGCCCGATTCACGGGAGTCCTTCACGCCCGGCAGCCTGGTGCTCATCGTCCAACACCCGGCGGGCCAGCCGATGAGCGTCGCGCTCGATGAGTTCCTGGGCGTCAATCCGGGCCGCACACGCGTGGCGTACCGCGCGTGCACGGGGCCGGGCTCCTCGGGGGCACCCTGCTTCACCCAGGACCTGCGGCTGGCCGCGCTGCATCACAGCGGTGGGCCCCGCGTCCCGTCCGTGTCGGTGGGACACAACGAGGGCATCCCCATCGACACCATCCGCGGCAGCCTGTCCGGGAGCATGTTGAGTCAGTTGGGGTGGGGGTAG